DNA sequence from the Candidatus Kaistella beijingensis genome:
GGAAGATAAAATTTTGAAACGCCTTTATTAATGGCTCTTTCAATCATTTCCTTTCTGTCGTGGTCGAATTCTTCGGAGTATAGGTGAGTGTGTGTATCAATCATAAAATCGGTGCAGGATGCAAGGTTTAAGTTTAAAAATTCGTTTGAAATTTTACTATAAATTCATTTTCATCAATAAGTCGGTTTGAACATCTTTTCCAAGTACGAAATCGTGTTTGCTGTAAACTTCAAAACCGTTTTTCCCGTAGAATTTCAGGGCTCGTTCGTTGTGTTCCCAAACTCCAAGCCAAATGAATTCTGCTTTTTTTTCTTTGGCAATTTGAATGGAATGGTCTAGAAGAAGTTGACCGATTTTCATTCGCAGAAATTCTTTGCGAACATATATTCTTTCGATTTCAATTGAATTTTCATTTTTGTTTTCGGTTTGTGAATTTCCTGAATTTAGTTTTAAATATCCTAAAATTTCATCCTTGTTTTCGGCAAAATAAAATTCGGATTCAGGATTATCTAATTCGGATTGTAATTGCTCTTCGCTTAAGTTTTCAGAAAGATATTTTTGCATATCTTCTTCGAAATTAACTTCCTCGAAAGTTTCGGTAAACGTTTGACGACTGATTTTTACTAAATCTGTTAAATCTACGCTTGTAATTTTTCTAACTTTAATTTCTCCCATTTTTTTAAGTTTTGGCTAAAGCCAATAGAACTTTTCTTACATAAAACGGACTTAAGTCCGTTCCTGTTGAATCAATTACGATATCAATCTGTTTATTGTTCCAATGGCTTCAGCATTGGCTATTGATTTCGCCACTTCGTGGCTTTAATAGAAATTCATCACAGACTTTTCGTGGAAAAAATTTCCCTATTGACTTTTAATTATTGTTGTAAAAATAGGATGCTTTACTTTGGTTTGTTGCAATGCAATTCTTCCTTTCAAATTTTCTAGAAATTCCTGGTATTTGGGATTTTTTTCATCGAAAGTTCGGTGTTCCAAAGACTTTGCAATTTTGAAGTTTTCAGTAATGAATTCTTTGGTTTCATCTGTGAAAAACGCGTTTCCAAACTTTTTCCAAATGTATTGAACCGCCTGTGAATTGGGGTGAATCATGTCGTCTTTGTAAAAACGGTAATCCCGCAAATCATCCATCAAAATCTCATAAATCGGGAGATAATAACAGTTTTCAAACTGCGGCAAAATTTCATGAATGGCGGAAATAAGTTTGGCTTTACTCAAATTATTTTCAACCATCCCGTCTTTGGTGTGACGAACCGGCGAAACAGTGAACAAAATCTGCACTTCTTTTTTGCAGATATCTTTTAAAAGGGTAACTGTTTCGTAAATGGAATCGGTCAATTCAAGATTTGTTAGAAGTCGTTTTTCAAAAAACTTTCCGGGAATTTTGTGGCAGTTTGCCACCAATTTTTTCTTGGGTAAAAATTCGTAGACAAAAGAAGTTCCGTACGTGATAATGACCCAATCCGTATTTTGTAGGAAGAGATTCGCATCCTCAATTTTGGTGTTGATTTTCTCTAAAGTTTGATGCGCAAACCTCGAATTAAAACTGGTGTGATGGTCGAGCGAAATCACTTCTTCATTGTAACTGATTAAATCTTCTTCGGTATAAAACTGCGAATCGTGGAGTTTTTTAATGGAATTATTAATCGAAAATGGATTGAAAATCGTTCCAAATGGATTATTGAAAGTTTGAATCTGCCCCGTTTTAAGGAGGTCAGAAATCTCCGTAGAAAAGCACGAACCGATTGAAAATATTTGGTCTTCAACTTCAATTTTTTTGGATGAGTTTTCGATGTTTACTTCGGTGCGAAATTTCATAACTCGTTTACTACCTCTTCAAAAATTTGTCAAATTTTTGCCTCCCCTTCAAAGAGGGGGAATAGTCTCGGTAGATTTTGGATATTTTTATAATTTAAGATTCCCTTCTCAATAAATAGTTCGCCAATTCGATGAACGGTTTTTTCTTTTCATCGGGAACATTGATTTTATTAAGGTAATGTTGCGCAATCTCATTATGCTTTTGAATCAAATGAAGCGTTTTTTCATCCACTTTCGTACGGCGGAAAATCTTTTCTACACTGTAAATTTTATCAACATTATCCGTCTTTTTGGAGTACCAGTAATCGAGTTCTTTACGCTCCTCTTCCGTTCCGTTTTCTTTGGCTAGAAGGTAGAGAACGGTTTTTTTATTTTCCACGATATCACCTGCATGCTGTTTCCCAAACTGTTCCATGTTTCCGAAAACATCCAAATAATCATCCATAATCTGGAAAGCGATTCCGACATGTTTCCCGAAATTGAAAATGGCTTTCGCATCCTTAAAATCGGCACCTGCAATCAAAGCTCCTATTTCAAAAGAAGAAGCACTTAAAATTCCGGTTTTGTAGGTAATCATTCGGATATAATCGCTGAAGGTTACATCTTCCTGCGTCTCAAAATTGATGTCGTATTGCTGTCCTTCACAAAGTAAAAGTCCGGTATGTGTAAAAACTCGAACACAGGCTTTAAAAAGATTGGGCTCCAAGTCCTCGAAAAATTTATAGGCTTTGAAAAGCAATGCATCGCCGGAAAGAATTCCTACATTAATTCCGTGTAAAGTATGGATGGTGGGTTGGTTTCTGCGAAGCGGCGCCTCATCCATAATATCATCGTGAATCAGCGTGAAATTGTGGAAAAACTCTATAGCTAAAGCAGGTTTCAATGCTTTCTCGATATTTCCGTTGAACATATCATTCGCCATTAAAACCATGATCGGTCGAAGTCTTTTCCCGCCGTGAGAAATAATGTAATTCATCGGCGCATAAAGTTCTTCCGGCTTATCCTTGAACATGTATTTATCAACCGCTTTGGCTACGATTTCCTGATATTCATCTAAAAATTGCATAAATTTTTCTGTTTTTACAAAAGTACGATTTTAATCATTTTTTATGGAATTTAAAGCATAAAAAAACCACTTCCGTGGAAATGGTTTTAGAAATAATATTGATTTTTTTATCTTACTAAAATAACAATCAAATAAGTAATTCCCGCTACAATTGCAGAAATCGGAATAGTTAAAATCCATGCCCACAAAAGACTTACCGTGATTCCCCAACGAACTGCGGAAACTCTTTTGGTTAAACCAACCCCGATAATTGCACCAGTAATAGTATGCGTTGTAGAAACTGGAATTCCCAAATGTTCTGTCAAAAATAAAGTAATTGCACCTGCTGTTTCTGCACTTACTCCTTCAAGAGGCGTTACTTTGGTGATTCTTGTTCCCATTGTTTTCACGATTTTCCAACCGCCGCTCATTGTTCCTAATGCAATCATCAAGAATGAAGTGAAAGGAACCCAAAAATAGTGCTCCACGAAATAGGTAAACTGATGCGAACCGTCTAATGCAAGATAAACCGGGTCGTGCAACATTTGAACATGATAATAAATCACTGCTGCACCAATAATACCCATTACTTTTTGAGCATCGTTTGTACCATGTCCCAAACTGAAAAGTGCGGAAGAAACCAACTGCAGTTTTTTGAAAATATTATCTGCTTTTCTCGGGCTTGAGTTTTTTGCGATATATACAATAATCAAAGTGATAATGATCGAAATAATCATCCCAATAACCGGCGCCAAAAAGATGAAAAGGAATATTGGAATTACTTTTTCGTACTTGACGACATTTTGGGTAAATAATTGTTGGAAAGCGAGTTTGAGTTTTTCAAAAATTCCCAAATCAGGCTGTGCTATAGCAATTGCGTGATAATCGGAAACCAAAGCGTACATTAATGCCGCTCCCAAAAACCCTCCAATCAAAGTATGTGAGGATGAAGACGGTATTCCAAACCACCATGTTAATAAATTCCATGCGATTGCTGCGATTAATCCTGCAAAAATTACTTCAAGATTGATGAAATCTTCATTAACGGATTTCGCAATCGTATTACCGATTTTAAATTCTCCAATAACATAAGCTGCGAGGAAAAATGCGGCAAAATTCCAAACTGCAGCCCAAAGAACTGCTTGAAAAGGTGTTAAAACTTTAGTGGAAACAATGGTCGCAATGGAATTCGCGGCATCATGAAAACCGTTGATATAATCGAAAATTAATGCTAAAACAATAATGACGACCAATAATATAGGTAAATCCATTCTTTAATTTTTTTGATTCTGAATAGATTAAGCGTATTTGATGACGATGCTTTCAATGGTGTTTGCAACGTCTTCTGCTTTGTCGGTCACCGTTTCAAGATATTCTAGAACTGATTTAATTTTGATGATGTTGATGGCATCTTCAGTCTCGAAAAGCTTCACAGTTGCCTGACTTAAAACATCGTCTGCAATATTTTCGTAAGAATTGATTTTGATGCAAGATTCCTTAACTTCTTTCGGGTTCTTAAAATCTTTCAGGTTTCTAATAGCGTTCTCAATTTCCTGACAAGATTTGTAAATCAACAGTGAAAACTCTGTATATGCAGGATTTAAGGGCGTTTTATATAAATAAATATATTTTGCCGAAGCGTACATGAAATCTGCAATATCATCCAATCCGCTTGCTAAATAATTAATGTCCTCTCTATCAAACGGAGTAATGAAATTTTCGCCCAACTGTACAAAAATTTCGTGGGTGAGGTCATCGAGTTTGTGTTCGTAATCGCTCATGTGAGTCAGCATTGTTTCGTCATTCATATCGAAATCCATCAATCCTTCGTGGAATTCTTTCGACATTGCGGTAAGTGCTTCTGCCACTTTTTGAAACAATACAAAAAATACTTTGTCTTTTGGTTGGAATGCCTTAAAAATGTTTCCGATTCCCATTTTTTAGAGTTTATAATTAGTGGTGCAAATTTCCGAAAAAGAGACACAACTTTCGCAATTTAATGTTAAGTTTTATTAACATTGAGTTAAAAGATTGCGTTTTTATAACCTGAATAAATTTGTCTGAAATCTGGAATTTTCTTTTCCCCACACTAAAGGGTGTAAAATTTCTCAAAAAAAAATCAGTCTTGAATATCAAAACTGATTTTAATTATTTTATTGGAAAGGTTAGTTTGCTACTTCCGCCCTCATTTCTTTTCCTTTGAATTTTTGAGTCTGCAAACCTCTCAAAACTTCGTCTTTAAAGGATTTTTCTACTTCAAAGAATGAGAATTTCTCTAAAATTTCGATGTCACCAATATCGGGACGCTTCTTTGATTTGGAAGTTGCCTTGTTCAAAATTTCAAGCATATCCATTTTCTTCAAATTGTCGCGTTTTCCTAGGTTGAAGAAAAATCTTGTCATGTCGCCACTGTTTCTTCTGGGTTTTCTTTCGCGAGATTCGCCTCTTCCGCCTTCTCTTCTGTCGCCTCTGTCGCGGTCTCTTCCTCTTCCGTCTCGATCTCTACCACGATCTCTTCTACTTTCTCTGCCTTCGTCGGTGTTGAATTTTTGGTCCGCCAAATCATTTTTGTCTTTGTAATAAAGCGCCAAATCTCTTAATTGCAACTGAAGCAACTGATGAACCAATTCTTCTTTAGAAAATGCCGATAAATCTGGAATTAACTCATCATCAAAATCGAAAACGTTTTCATGTTCTGTAAATAATTTTTCAAAAACACCTCCAACTTGAGCTTTTATAATCGCATCACCCGTAGGAATTTTCTTTTCCTGAATATCAATTTTAGTAGAAGATTTAATCTGCTTTAATTTTCTTGATTCTTCAGGTTTAATCAATGCCATTGAAATTCCATCTTTCCCTGCTCTACCTGTTCTTCCGCTTCTGTGGACGAAAACTTCAGGATCATCCGGAAGTGAATAATGGATTACGTGCGTCAAAGAATTCACATCCAAACCTCTTGCGGCAACGTCTGTCGCCACCAAAATGTCGATGTTTTTCAAACGGAACTTCTTCATCACCGTATCTCTTTGGGCTTGTGACAAATCGCCGTGAAGCGCATCTGCTGCATAACCGTTCTGCATCAAGAAATCGGCAACTTCTTGTGTTTCCATTCTTGTTCTACAAAAAATAATCGAGTATTGATTAGGGTTTGCGTCGATTAATCTTTTCAACGCCTCCTTTTTGTGACGGTAACCAACCACGTAATATTCGTGCTTGATGTTTTTCTTCACTTCATTAATGGAACCAACAGAAATTCTGTGCGGATTCGTTAAATAATTTTTAGAAATTCTTTCCACCTCTTTATTCATCGTTGCTGAGAACAATAAAGTTTGTTTCGTTTCCGGTGTTTCTCTTAAAATGGTTTCCAAATCATCTTTGAAACCCATGGAAAGCATTTCGTCTGCCTCATCCAAAACCAACCAATGAATTTCAGAAAAATCGAGGGCTTTTCTGTTAATCAAATCGATCACACGTCCCGGAGTTCCCACAATAATTTGCGGTTTCTCTCTCAAGGAGCGGATTTGGTCGGTAATACTGCTTCCACCATAAACCGCAGTGGTTTTGATGTTTTGCATGTATTTCGAGTAATTTTTAATGTCTTTGGTAATTTGCAAACAAAGTTCTCTTGTAGGACACAGCACCAAAAGTTGGATTTTGCGACTCCCGTCGTCAATCATATCCAAAATCGGAAGCGAAAATGCTGCTGTTTTGCCTGTTCCTGTCTGCGCAAGTGCGATGAGATCGCGAATATCTGAAGAGATAAAAGGAATAGTCTGTTTTTGGATTTCTGTAGGACTTGTAAAGCCCAATTCGCCAATTGCCTTCAATAGATCAGGACTTAGATTGGTCTCCGTAAATAAATTCATGTAAATGATCGTCTAATAATTCGGCGGCAAAGATACGTTTTTTATTTTTGATAATTTTATGGGGCTTTCATTAAATTTTTGTTAAATGAAATCAGTTCATTATCTGAAGTTGATTTTTCCTTAAATTTGATTTTAATAATATTGAATTTATGAATCCCAAAATAGAAAATTCTACCCTAAAATTCCTGAAAGATTTAGCCAAAAACAACAACCGCGATTGGTTTACGGAAAACAAGGAGAAATATGTTGCAGCAAATGAAAACATAGTCAATTTTGTTGAAGACCTCATTGAAAAAATTGCAGAATTTGATGAAGAAATTGGAAAACTTGCTGCGAAAAAATCTTTGTTCAGAATTTACCGAGATACAAGATTTTCTAAAGATAAAACACCTTACAAAACCAATATCGGAGCAAGTTTGGGAA
Encoded proteins:
- a CDS encoding polyprenyl synthetase family protein: MQFLDEYQEIVAKAVDKYMFKDKPEELYAPMNYIISHGGKRLRPIMVLMANDMFNGNIEKALKPALAIEFFHNFTLIHDDIMDEAPLRRNQPTIHTLHGINVGILSGDALLFKAYKFFEDLEPNLFKACVRVFTHTGLLLCEGQQYDINFETQEDVTFSDYIRMITYKTGILSASSFEIGALIAGADFKDAKAIFNFGKHVGIAFQIMDDYLDVFGNMEQFGKQHAGDIVENKKTVLYLLAKENGTEEERKELDYWYSKKTDNVDKIYSVEKIFRRTKVDEKTLHLIQKHNEIAQHYLNKINVPDEKKKPFIELANYLLRRES
- a CDS encoding DUF47 domain-containing protein — encoded protein: MGIGNIFKAFQPKDKVFFVLFQKVAEALTAMSKEFHEGLMDFDMNDETMLTHMSDYEHKLDDLTHEIFVQLGENFITPFDREDINYLASGLDDIADFMYASAKYIYLYKTPLNPAYTEFSLLIYKSCQEIENAIRNLKDFKNPKEVKESCIKINSYENIADDVLSQATVKLFETEDAINIIKIKSVLEYLETVTDKAEDVANTIESIVIKYA
- a CDS encoding inorganic phosphate transporter, giving the protein MDLPILLVVIIVLALIFDYINGFHDAANSIATIVSTKVLTPFQAVLWAAVWNFAAFFLAAYVIGEFKIGNTIAKSVNEDFINLEVIFAGLIAAIAWNLLTWWFGIPSSSSHTLIGGFLGAALMYALVSDYHAIAIAQPDLGIFEKLKLAFQQLFTQNVVKYEKVIPIFLFIFLAPVIGMIISIIITLIIVYIAKNSSPRKADNIFKKLQLVSSALFSLGHGTNDAQKVMGIIGAAVIYYHVQMLHDPVYLALDGSHQFTYFVEHYFWVPFTSFLMIALGTMSGGWKIVKTMGTRITKVTPLEGVSAETAGAITLFLTEHLGIPVSTTHTITGAIIGVGLTKRVSAVRWGITVSLLWAWILTIPISAIVAGITYLIVILVR
- a CDS encoding GSCFA domain-containing protein, with protein sequence MKFRTEVNIENSSKKIEVEDQIFSIGSCFSTEISDLLKTGQIQTFNNPFGTIFNPFSINNSIKKLHDSQFYTEEDLISYNEEVISLDHHTSFNSRFAHQTLEKINTKIEDANLFLQNTDWVIITYGTSFVYEFLPKKKLVANCHKIPGKFFEKRLLTNLELTDSIYETVTLLKDICKKEVQILFTVSPVRHTKDGMVENNLSKAKLISAIHEILPQFENCYYLPIYEILMDDLRDYRFYKDDMIHPNSQAVQYIWKKFGNAFFTDETKEFITENFKIAKSLEHRTFDEKNPKYQEFLENLKGRIALQQTKVKHPIFTTIIKSQ
- a CDS encoding GNAT family N-acetyltransferase — translated: MGEIKVRKITSVDLTDLVKISRQTFTETFEEVNFEEDMQKYLSENLSEEQLQSELDNPESEFYFAENKDEILGYLKLNSGNSQTENKNENSIEIERIYVRKEFLRMKIGQLLLDHSIQIAKEKKAEFIWLGVWEHNERALKFYGKNGFEVYSKHDFVLGKDVQTDLLMKMNL
- a CDS encoding DEAD/DEAH box helicase, producing the protein MNLFTETNLSPDLLKAIGELGFTSPTEIQKQTIPFISSDIRDLIALAQTGTGKTAAFSLPILDMIDDGSRKIQLLVLCPTRELCLQITKDIKNYSKYMQNIKTTAVYGGSSITDQIRSLREKPQIIVGTPGRVIDLINRKALDFSEIHWLVLDEADEMLSMGFKDDLETILRETPETKQTLLFSATMNKEVERISKNYLTNPHRISVGSINEVKKNIKHEYYVVGYRHKKEALKRLIDANPNQYSIIFCRTRMETQEVADFLMQNGYAADALHGDLSQAQRDTVMKKFRLKNIDILVATDVAARGLDVNSLTHVIHYSLPDDPEVFVHRSGRTGRAGKDGISMALIKPEESRKLKQIKSSTKIDIQEKKIPTGDAIIKAQVGGVFEKLFTEHENVFDFDDELIPDLSAFSKEELVHQLLQLQLRDLALYYKDKNDLADQKFNTDEGRESRRDRGRDRDGRGRDRDRGDRREGGRGESRERKPRRNSGDMTRFFFNLGKRDNLKKMDMLEILNKATSKSKKRPDIGDIEILEKFSFFEVEKSFKDEVLRGLQTQKFKGKEMRAEVAN